One Polaribacter sp. SA4-12 genomic window carries:
- a CDS encoding RNA polymerase sigma factor — protein sequence MSKDAELVKKLKDATLKDTAFSELLDVYQERLYWHIRKIVTTHENADDVLQNTFIRIYKNIQKFEGKSSLHTWMYRIAYNESIRFLEKNNKKRYDNIDEVSESNLEALFEDAYFDGDEVQKKLNTIIDGFKEKQKRVFQMKYFDDLSFRQMSVILEISESTLKSTYYSAVKIIEEKIFL from the coding sequence TTGAGTAAAGACGCTGAACTTGTAAAAAAGTTAAAGGATGCTACATTAAAAGATACTGCTTTTAGTGAGTTGCTTGACGTCTACCAGGAACGTTTGTATTGGCATATTAGAAAGATAGTTACCACGCATGAAAATGCTGATGACGTCTTGCAAAACACCTTTATTAGAATCTACAAAAACATTCAGAAATTTGAAGGAAAAAGTAGTTTACATACTTGGATGTATCGAATTGCTTACAATGAATCCATTCGTTTTTTAGAGAAAAACAATAAGAAAAGGTATGATAATATAGATGAAGTTTCAGAATCTAATTTAGAAGCTTTATTTGAAGATGCTTATTTTGATGGAGATGAAGTTCAGAAAAAACTAAATACTATTATTGATGGATTTAAAGAGAAACAAAAGCGCGTGTTTCAAATGAAATATTTCGATGATTTGAGTTTTCGGCAGATGTCAGTAATTTTAGAAATATCAGAAAGCACATTAAAATCGACTTATTATTCAGCAGTAAAAATTATTGAAGAAAAAATATTTTTATAA
- a CDS encoding DUF2652 domain-containing protein: protein MNKSLLFLPDISGFTEFVQTTEVEHSQHVISELLEVLIAANTEDLQLAEIEGDALFFYKEKEIPSLERLLALTEHIFTAFYSHLKLLEKNRICPCNACSSAPKLQLKIVAHCGELQFLTVQNNRKPFGSQVIEVHRLMKNSVESDNYVLFSKELTDNIGLSGYYQSKLYDFKKGSDSYDGKQLDYLFSVIDNDNLKIKSFPTASKVTFNKPPTFTFEKEFPVSANVLLESISNYSYRKQWTEGVDEIKFNVNEVTRLGSEHICVINEKNLDFVVVTKDVKRGQLVYGEMTKSPFPINALYQFYVITPLNSGSCRLVLENYIEAKSPIKKLIVFLILKKIFKRNFEKGLHKLFDFVKTKNNL from the coding sequence ATGAACAAATCGTTACTTTTTTTACCAGATATTTCAGGATTTACAGAATTTGTTCAAACAACAGAGGTAGAACACAGTCAGCATGTAATTTCTGAATTATTAGAAGTATTGATTGCTGCAAACACAGAAGATTTACAATTAGCAGAAATTGAAGGAGATGCATTGTTCTTTTATAAAGAAAAGGAAATACCTTCTTTAGAAAGATTATTGGCTTTAACAGAACACATTTTTACGGCATTTTACAGCCATTTAAAATTATTAGAAAAAAACAGAATTTGTCCTTGTAACGCATGTTCTTCAGCACCTAAATTGCAATTGAAAATTGTTGCACATTGTGGTGAATTACAGTTTTTAACGGTTCAGAATAATAGAAAGCCTTTTGGAAGTCAGGTGATTGAAGTTCATAGATTAATGAAAAATTCTGTTGAAAGTGATAATTATGTTTTGTTTAGTAAAGAACTGACGGATAATATTGGTTTGTCAGGCTATTATCAATCAAAATTATATGATTTTAAAAAAGGAAGTGATAGTTATGATGGTAAACAATTAGATTACTTATTTTCTGTAATTGATAATGATAATTTAAAAATAAAGTCATTTCCTACAGCAAGTAAAGTTACTTTCAATAAACCGCCAACGTTCACTTTTGAAAAAGAATTTCCAGTGTCTGCGAACGTTTTATTAGAATCTATATCTAATTATTCTTATAGAAAACAATGGACAGAAGGTGTTGATGAAATTAAGTTTAATGTAAATGAAGTTACACGTTTAGGTTCTGAACATATATGTGTTATCAATGAAAAGAATTTAGATTTTGTAGTTGTAACAAAAGATGTAAAACGTGGTCAATTAGTTTATGGTGAAATGACAAAAAGTCCATTTCCAATAAACGCGTTATATCAGTTTTATGTTATAACTCCATTAAATTCAGGGTCTTGTCGTTTAGTTTTAGAGAATTATATTGAAGCAAAATCACCAATCAAAAAGTTGATTGTTTTTTTAATACTCAAAAAAATATTCAAAAGAAATTTTGAAAAAGGATTGCATAAGTTATTTGATTTCGTAAAAACGAAGAATAATTTATAA
- the yaaA gene encoding peroxide stress protein YaaA, producing MKIIISPAKSLDFESKAPTSLHTQPRFLEKSKKLNKKLKTLSKKKLSELMKISDDLSALNYDRNQTWETPFTPENSKQAIYSFTGAVFQGIDVNSLDEEKLPLLQNNLRILSGLYGVLKPLDLIQPYRLEMGTRLKVGSTENLYKFWDDTVAKSLNSELEDGELLVNLASSEYFKVIPKKVLKVPMITPVFKDFKNGEYKIVMTYAKKARGLMVRYIIENNVKTIDGLKGFNVDKYRFSEELSTGNDLVFTR from the coding sequence ATGAAAATCATTATATCTCCAGCAAAATCTTTAGATTTCGAAAGCAAAGCACCAACAAGTTTACATACGCAACCTCGTTTTTTAGAGAAATCTAAAAAGTTGAATAAAAAACTAAAAACACTTTCAAAGAAAAAGTTATCAGAATTGATGAAAATCTCTGATGATTTGTCTGCATTGAATTATGATAGAAATCAAACTTGGGAAACTCCATTTACTCCAGAAAACTCAAAACAAGCTATTTACTCTTTTACTGGTGCCGTTTTTCAAGGAATTGATGTAAATTCTTTGGATGAAGAAAAATTACCACTACTTCAAAATAACTTAAGAATATTATCTGGTTTATATGGTGTATTAAAACCTTTAGATTTAATACAACCTTACCGTTTAGAAATGGGAACACGATTAAAAGTTGGTAGCACAGAAAATTTATATAAATTTTGGGATGACACTGTTGCAAAATCTTTAAATAGCGAATTAGAAGATGGTGAGTTACTTGTTAATTTGGCAAGCTCAGAATATTTTAAAGTGATTCCTAAAAAAGTTTTAAAAGTGCCAATGATTACACCTGTTTTTAAAGATTTTAAAAACGGAGAATATAAAATTGTTATGACATACGCTAAAAAAGCACGTGGATTAATGGTCCGTTATATTATTGAAAATAATGTAAAGACAATTGATGGTTTAAAAGGTTTTAATGTTGATAAATATCGTTTTTCTGAAGAATTATCTACAGGAAATGATTTAGTTTTTACTAGATAG
- a CDS encoding SanA/YdcF family protein, with protein MKKKTFIKLVKIFLFFIIVSVFSIFLSDKLIVKNAQGKIYSETKNIPKNNVGLILGTSKLLRNGNINLYYKYRLNAAIQLFKSNKIEFIVISGDNSSKSYDEPTDFKNDLIKAGIPENKIFLDYAGFRTLDSVVRVKKIFGQNSVTIISQQFHNERAIYLAEHFNIKAIGFNAKGISGKYGLKVRLREHLARVKVFVDILFNVQPKFLGKKIEVK; from the coding sequence TTGAAAAAGAAAACTTTTATTAAACTCGTAAAAATATTTTTATTCTTTATAATTGTTTCTGTTTTCAGCATCTTTTTATCTGATAAATTAATTGTAAAAAATGCGCAAGGAAAAATTTATTCAGAAACTAAAAACATACCTAAAAACAACGTTGGTTTAATTTTAGGAACTTCAAAACTATTAAGAAATGGCAACATAAATTTATACTACAAGTATAGATTGAATGCTGCAATTCAATTATTTAAATCTAATAAAATTGAATTTATAGTTATTAGTGGTGATAATAGTTCTAAAAGTTATGATGAGCCAACAGATTTTAAAAACGATCTCATAAAAGCAGGAATTCCAGAAAATAAAATATTTTTAGATTATGCAGGTTTTAGAACTTTAGATTCTGTTGTTAGAGTAAAAAAAATTTTTGGTCAGAATTCTGTGACAATAATCTCGCAACAATTCCATAACGAAAGAGCTATTTATTTAGCAGAACATTTTAATATTAAAGCAATTGGTTTTAATGCAAAAGGTATTTCTGGTAAATATGGTTTAAAAGTTCGTTTACGTGAACATTTAGCAAGAGTTAAAGTTTTTGTTGATATACTTTTTAATGTTCAACCTAAATTTTTAGGTAAAAAAATAGAAGTAAAATAA
- a CDS encoding L-serine ammonia-lyase produces the protein MSQFISVFDMLKIGVGPSSSHTLGPWRAAEQWIYQLKENKKFNLVDAIQVDLYGSLSLTGKGHATDLAIQLGLSGADPEYVPIKDIAGIIDDIKNKEKLFFNDEKNVPFYKTSIVFNREFLPFHANGIKFTGFFKGDEVSTQTYYSIGGGFIVQENDHLEEEIKINKKNFPFPVNRAIQLEEYCEKENLSISEIVYLNELELNSAEFIDKEIHRIWDTMLECMYTGCHTEGRLPGGLNVKRRAFDTHKKLIKDTSYTNPKEWITAIRSTEVKFREILKWVSCFALSVNEVNAALGRVVTAPTNGSAGVIPAVLMYYMVIENHEADFNQIKKFLLTAGEIGSIFKKNATISAAMGGCQAEIGVSSAMAAGALTELLGGTAAQCLSAAEIAMEHHLGLTCDPIGGLVQVPCIERNSMGAIKAIHAAEIALETDPKESLVHLDEVIDTMWETAKDMNKNYKETSEGGLAVTVRIVDC, from the coding sequence ATGTCGCAATTTATAAGTGTTTTCGATATGTTGAAGATTGGTGTTGGTCCATCAAGCTCACATACTTTAGGTCCTTGGCGTGCTGCTGAGCAATGGATTTATCAATTAAAAGAAAATAAAAAGTTTAATTTAGTTGATGCAATTCAAGTTGATTTATATGGATCTCTTTCTTTAACAGGAAAAGGACATGCTACAGACTTAGCAATTCAATTAGGTTTAAGTGGTGCGGATCCAGAATATGTGCCAATTAAAGATATAGCAGGAATCATAGATGACATTAAAAATAAAGAAAAACTTTTTTTTAATGACGAAAAAAATGTTCCGTTTTATAAAACTTCAATAGTATTTAATAGAGAATTCCTTCCTTTTCATGCAAACGGAATTAAATTTACAGGTTTTTTTAAAGGTGATGAAGTTTCTACTCAAACTTATTATTCTATTGGTGGAGGTTTTATTGTACAAGAAAACGATCATTTAGAAGAAGAAATTAAAATTAATAAAAAGAATTTCCCTTTTCCGGTAAACAGAGCGATTCAATTAGAAGAATATTGTGAAAAAGAAAATTTATCAATTTCAGAAATTGTTTATTTAAATGAATTAGAACTTAATTCAGCCGAATTTATTGATAAAGAAATTCATAGAATTTGGGATACCATGTTAGAATGTATGTACACAGGCTGTCATACAGAAGGGAGACTTCCTGGAGGATTAAATGTAAAAAGACGTGCTTTTGATACGCATAAAAAATTAATTAAAGATACAAGTTATACAAATCCAAAAGAATGGATTACTGCTATAAGAAGTACAGAAGTAAAGTTTAGAGAAATTTTAAAATGGGTAAGTTGTTTTGCTCTTTCTGTAAATGAAGTGAATGCAGCTTTGGGTAGAGTAGTTACAGCACCAACAAATGGAAGTGCAGGTGTAATTCCTGCTGTTTTAATGTATTATATGGTGATAGAAAACCATGAAGCTGACTTTAATCAAATTAAAAAATTCTTATTAACTGCAGGAGAAATTGGCAGTATCTTCAAGAAAAATGCTACAATATCTGCAGCAATGGGAGGTTGTCAGGCAGAAATAGGAGTGTCATCTGCAATGGCAGCTGGAGCTTTAACCGAATTGTTAGGCGGAACAGCAGCTCAATGTTTATCTGCCGCAGAAATAGCAATGGAACATCATTTAGGTTTAACCTGCGATCCTATTGGAGGTTTGGTACAAGTACCTTGTATTGAAAGAAATTCTATGGGAGCAATAAAGGCGATTCATGCAGCAGAAATTGCTTTAGAAACAGATCCAAAAGAATCTTTGGTACATTTAGATGAAGTAATTGATACCATGTGGGAAACTGCCAAAGACATGAATAAGAATTACAAAGAAACTTCTGAAGGAGGTTTAGCAGTAACGGTAAGGATTGTGGATTGTTAA
- a CDS encoding DUF2853 family protein translates to MSKFDEKVAQYSKFMDDKGLKYDADLLKAVTKGLGPSIYKRDAETVSGSDAKELLTVKKNFLMKKLGLDDGPKLDEAIAKVVEAIGKSERSKYRAVVYYMLAVEFGKESIYN, encoded by the coding sequence ATGAGTAAATTTGACGAGAAAGTAGCACAGTATTCTAAATTTATGGACGATAAAGGTCTAAAATATGATGCAGACTTATTAAAAGCTGTAACAAAAGGTTTAGGGCCATCTATATATAAAAGAGATGCTGAAACAGTTTCTGGTTCTGATGCAAAAGAATTATTAACAGTTAAGAAGAACTTTTTAATGAAAAAGTTAGGTTTAGATGACGGACCAAAATTAGATGAAGCTATTGCTAAAGTTGTTGAAGCTATTGGTAAATCTGAAAGAAGCAAGTATAGAGCAGTAGTTTACTATATGTTAGCCGTTGAATTCGGTAAAGAATCTATTTACAATTAA
- the dnaK gene encoding molecular chaperone DnaK: MSKIIGIDLGTTNSCVSVMEGNEPVVIPNAEGKRTTPSIVAFVEGGERKIGDPAKRQAVTNPTKTVYSIKRFMGNKFSESTKEAKRVPYKVVKGDNDTPRVDIDGRLYTPQEISAMVLQKMKKTAEDYLGTEVTEAVITVPAYFNDAQRQATKEAGEIAGLQVKRIINEPTAAALAYGLDKSHDDKKIVVFDFGGGTHDVSILELGDGVFEVLATDGDTHLGGDDVDEKIINWLAEEFKSDEGIDLRDDPMSLQRLKEAAEKAKIELSSSATTEINLPYVTATASGPKHLVRSLSRSKFEQLIDDLIKRTIEPCQTALRNADLTISDIDEVVLVGGSTRIPAVQEAVEKFFKKAPSKGVNPDEVVALGAAIQGGVLSGDVKDVLLLDVTPLSLGIETMGNVFTKLIDANTTIPTKKSQVFSTAVDNQPSVEIHVLQGERAMAADNNTIGRFHLDGLPPAQRGVPQVEVTFDIDANGIIKVSALDKGTNKSHEIRIEASSGLSEDDIAKMRQEAEENADADKAAKETAEKINEADSMIFQTEKQLKEFGDKLSDDKKAPIEAALVDLKAAHESKDLASIDTALAKINESWQAASEEMAAQGGAAGADAGAQQAQPEADAQGDNVEDVDFEEVK; encoded by the coding sequence ATGAGTAAAATAATTGGAATCGATTTAGGTACAACAAACTCTTGTGTTTCTGTAATGGAAGGAAATGAGCCAGTTGTAATTCCTAACGCAGAAGGAAAAAGAACTACACCATCTATCGTTGCCTTTGTTGAAGGAGGAGAACGTAAAATTGGTGACCCAGCTAAAAGACAAGCTGTGACGAACCCAACAAAAACTGTTTATTCTATTAAACGTTTTATGGGTAACAAATTTTCTGAATCTACTAAAGAAGCAAAAAGAGTTCCTTATAAAGTAGTAAAAGGAGATAATGATACACCAAGAGTAGATATTGATGGTCGTTTATATACGCCTCAAGAAATTTCTGCAATGGTATTGCAAAAAATGAAAAAAACTGCTGAAGATTATTTAGGAACTGAGGTTACTGAAGCAGTAATTACTGTACCTGCATATTTTAACGATGCACAACGTCAGGCTACAAAAGAAGCTGGTGAAATTGCAGGTTTACAGGTAAAAAGAATTATAAATGAGCCTACTGCTGCTGCATTAGCTTATGGATTAGACAAATCTCATGACGATAAAAAAATCGTTGTTTTTGATTTTGGTGGTGGAACACATGATGTTTCTATCTTAGAATTAGGAGATGGTGTTTTTGAAGTATTAGCTACTGATGGAGATACGCATTTAGGTGGTGATGATGTTGATGAAAAAATCATTAACTGGTTAGCTGAAGAATTTAAATCTGACGAAGGAATCGATTTACGTGATGACCCAATGTCTTTACAACGTTTAAAAGAAGCTGCTGAAAAAGCGAAGATTGAATTATCTTCTTCTGCTACAACAGAAATTAACTTACCTTATGTAACTGCTACTGCTAGTGGACCAAAACACTTGGTAAGATCTTTATCTAGATCTAAATTTGAGCAATTAATTGACGATTTAATAAAAAGAACTATTGAGCCTTGTCAAACTGCATTAAGAAATGCTGATTTAACAATTTCTGATATTGATGAAGTTGTTTTAGTTGGTGGTTCTACAAGAATACCTGCTGTACAAGAAGCTGTTGAAAAATTCTTTAAAAAAGCGCCAAGTAAAGGTGTAAACCCTGATGAAGTTGTTGCTTTAGGAGCTGCTATTCAAGGTGGAGTTTTATCTGGAGATGTTAAAGATGTATTGTTATTAGACGTTACACCTTTATCTTTAGGTATTGAAACAATGGGTAATGTTTTCACAAAATTAATTGATGCAAACACAACTATTCCTACAAAAAAATCTCAAGTATTTTCTACAGCAGTAGATAATCAACCATCAGTAGAAATTCACGTTTTACAAGGTGAAAGAGCTATGGCTGCAGATAATAATACAATTGGACGTTTCCATTTAGATGGTTTACCTCCAGCACAAAGAGGTGTACCTCAAGTTGAAGTTACTTTTGACATTGATGCAAATGGTATTATTAAAGTTTCTGCTTTAGACAAAGGAACAAACAAATCTCATGAAATTAGAATTGAAGCTTCTTCTGGATTATCTGAAGATGATATCGCTAAAATGAGACAAGAAGCAGAAGAAAATGCTGATGCTGATAAAGCTGCAAAAGAAACTGCAGAAAAAATCAACGAAGCAGATTCTATGATTTTTCAAACTGAAAAGCAATTAAAAGAATTTGGTGATAAATTATCTGATGATAAAAAAGCACCAATTGAAGCTGCTTTAGTTGATTTAAAAGCTGCTCATGAATCTAAAGATTTAGCATCTATTGATACTGCTTTAGCTAAAATTAACGAATCTTGGCAAGCTGCATCTGAAGAAATGGCTGCTCAAGGTGGTGCTGCAGGAGCTGATGCTGGTGCACAACAAGCGCAACCAGAAGCTGACGCTCAAGGAGACAATGTTGAAGATGTAGATTTTGAAGAGGTAAAGTAA
- a CDS encoding IS110 family transposase: MSKIIGIDISKQTFDVSYLEKDKWIHKIFKNQNTGFEQFIKLISASDWIVMEASGPYYVQLATFLHASSFNVCVLNPLIIRRYSQTRLYRAKTDKKDAKTIAEYGAQYELKRWCPESKPSIEIKQLYTALELLKKQKHQTKRQLESFEATGLLSSDLRKELKQVLILLIRRIDKFEKKIEQIGRLAYKDTVERIKTIPGIGLKTAIMMSVITDNFTKFDNYKQLTAFVGFSPRLYQSGTSVKGKGHICKMGKPQIRKLLYLCSWSAKRVNKNCIEMYERLKEKGKPERVIKIAIANKLIKQIFSIATNKQIYNENHQNLYFLK, translated from the coding sequence ATGAGTAAAATTATAGGAATTGATATTAGTAAGCAAACCTTTGATGTTTCTTATTTAGAAAAAGATAAATGGATTCACAAAATTTTTAAGAATCAAAATACAGGTTTTGAGCAATTTATTAAATTGATTAGTGCATCAGACTGGATTGTAATGGAGGCTAGTGGTCCTTATTATGTTCAGTTAGCAACTTTTTTACATGCATCTAGTTTTAATGTATGTGTATTAAATCCTTTGATAATTAGAAGATATAGTCAAACAAGATTATATAGAGCAAAAACAGATAAAAAAGACGCAAAGACAATTGCCGAATATGGTGCTCAATATGAGTTAAAAAGATGGTGTCCAGAGAGTAAACCTAGTATAGAAATTAAACAACTTTACACAGCTTTAGAATTACTAAAAAAACAAAAACATCAAACAAAAAGACAATTAGAATCCTTTGAAGCAACAGGTTTGTTGAGTTCGGATCTTAGAAAAGAATTAAAACAAGTACTAATATTATTAATAAGACGTATTGATAAGTTTGAAAAAAAGATAGAGCAAATAGGAAGATTAGCTTATAAAGACACGGTTGAAAGAATAAAAACGATACCAGGAATCGGGCTAAAAACGGCTATTATGATGAGTGTTATTACAGATAATTTCACAAAATTTGATAACTATAAACAACTGACAGCTTTTGTAGGATTTAGTCCAAGGCTATATCAATCAGGAACAAGTGTAAAAGGTAAAGGACATATTTGTAAAATGGGCAAACCTCAAATTAGAAAACTTTTGTATTTATGTAGTTGGTCTGCAAAAAGAGTAAATAAAAATTGTATCGAAATGTATGAACGACTTAAAGAAAAAGGAAAACCCGAGAGAGTAATTAAAATTGCAATAGCTAATAAATTAATAAAGCAAATTTTTTCTATTGCGACTAACAAACAAATTTACAATGAAAATCATCAAAACTTATATTTTCTGAAATAA
- a CDS encoding NAD(P)/FAD-dependent oxidoreductase translates to MNIPQTSFPRVVIIGGGFAGLAAAKGLEEQELQVVLIDKHNYHTFQPLLYQVATGGLEPDSIAFPLRKRFNDVDNFYFRLAEVHKINPENNTIETSIGNLDYDELIIGTGSTTNFFGNTNIQKYTMEMKSIPQSLNIRSLILENFEEALLTSDLEERNALMNFVIVGGGPTGVELSGALAEMKKGILPKDYPDLDIRQMQINLIQSSGCLLKGMSDKASEKAEDFLIDLGVNVWKDLRVLDYDGKTVTTNGEDHFKAETVIWAAGVKGKMIDGLNTECVIERAARIKVNEFSQVLNHPNVYAIGDVACMSSEKNPYGHPMMAQPAIQQGKLAAKNILAKLFNKKQKAFVYNDKGSMATIGRNKAVVDLPKWKFQGVFAWFVWMFVHLFSLIGFRNKAIVFLNWVYNYIRFDRETRLIIRPYKKKNKFSFRDEL, encoded by the coding sequence ATGAACATTCCACAAACAAGTTTTCCTAGAGTTGTAATTATTGGTGGTGGATTTGCAGGTTTAGCAGCTGCAAAAGGTTTAGAAGAACAAGAATTACAAGTTGTATTAATAGACAAACACAATTACCATACATTTCAACCTTTATTATATCAAGTTGCAACTGGTGGTTTAGAGCCAGATTCTATCGCTTTTCCTTTAAGAAAACGTTTCAATGATGTAGATAATTTCTATTTTAGATTGGCAGAAGTGCATAAAATCAATCCTGAAAATAATACAATTGAAACTTCTATTGGAAATCTAGATTATGATGAATTAATTATAGGGACAGGCTCTACAACCAACTTTTTTGGAAATACAAATATCCAAAAATACACCATGGAAATGAAGTCTATTCCTCAATCATTAAACATTAGAAGTTTAATTTTAGAGAATTTTGAAGAAGCTTTATTAACATCAGATTTAGAAGAACGAAATGCTTTAATGAATTTTGTAATTGTTGGTGGTGGACCAACAGGAGTTGAATTATCAGGAGCATTAGCAGAAATGAAAAAAGGGATTTTACCAAAAGATTATCCTGATTTAGATATCCGTCAAATGCAGATAAACTTAATACAAAGTTCTGGTTGTTTGTTAAAAGGAATGAGTGATAAAGCATCTGAAAAAGCAGAAGATTTTTTAATTGATTTAGGTGTAAATGTTTGGAAAGATTTACGTGTTTTAGATTATGATGGAAAAACGGTTACTACAAATGGTGAAGATCATTTTAAAGCAGAAACTGTAATTTGGGCAGCTGGAGTAAAAGGTAAAATGATTGATGGCTTAAACACAGAATGTGTAATAGAAAGAGCTGCAAGAATTAAAGTGAATGAATTTAGTCAAGTTTTAAATCATCCAAATGTATATGCAATTGGTGATGTAGCTTGTATGTCTTCTGAAAAAAATCCTTACGGACATCCTATGATGGCACAACCTGCTATTCAACAAGGAAAATTAGCCGCAAAAAATATTTTAGCAAAATTATTCAATAAAAAACAGAAAGCATTTGTTTATAATGACAAAGGTTCAATGGCAACAATTGGTAGAAACAAAGCTGTGGTAGATTTACCTAAATGGAAATTTCAAGGAGTTTTTGCTTGGTTTGTTTGGATGTTTGTGCATTTGTTTTCTTTAATCGGTTTTAGAAATAAAGCAATTGTTTTTCTAAATTGGGTGTATAATTATATTCGTTTTGATAGAGAAACTCGTTTAATTATAAGACCTTATAAGAAGAAAAATAAGTTTTCTTTTAGAGATGAATTATGA